A DNA window from Mesorhizobium sp. C432A contains the following coding sequences:
- a CDS encoding type II secretion system F family protein has translation MEQMIQFLASLAPTSLMPVAALLLVLGGSAVAWPLVVAKGDRNDLKRRLKIDDSKTPQQAEAAPKKNQSVVREKAVKRAQEFYAKSDPENVARLRMKLIQAGYMEPRAIGTFFLIRFACLVGATIGAFLVNHWMGSADSTATSRWTFIILSGAAGYFVPGLVLSQKVREKMREYRNGFPDFMDLMIVCSDAGMSMEAGIERVSKELAKTYPSLSQNLQLVSLELRAGRSLDDALKALADRLSLDEVRSFATLLQQSKELGTSLAGALRVFSDEMRHKRMSLAEEKAHALPAKMSVPVVVCILPVVLMIAVIPIIVKMTAVQ, from the coding sequence ATGGAGCAGATGATCCAGTTTCTTGCATCGCTGGCGCCGACGTCGCTGATGCCGGTAGCCGCGCTGCTGCTGGTGTTGGGTGGCAGCGCGGTGGCATGGCCGCTCGTGGTAGCCAAAGGCGACCGCAACGATCTCAAGCGCCGGCTCAAGATCGACGACAGCAAGACTCCCCAACAGGCCGAGGCGGCGCCGAAGAAGAACCAGAGCGTCGTGCGCGAGAAGGCGGTGAAGCGGGCGCAGGAATTCTACGCCAAGAGCGATCCGGAAAATGTCGCCCGGTTGCGTATGAAGCTGATCCAGGCGGGCTATATGGAGCCGCGCGCGATCGGCACATTCTTCCTGATCCGCTTCGCCTGCCTGGTGGGCGCAACGATCGGCGCGTTCCTGGTCAACCATTGGATGGGCAGCGCCGATTCCACCGCGACCAGCCGCTGGACCTTCATCATCCTGTCGGGAGCCGCCGGCTATTTCGTGCCCGGCCTGGTGCTCAGCCAGAAGGTGCGGGAAAAGATGCGCGAATACCGCAACGGCTTTCCCGACTTCATGGATTTGATGATCGTCTGCTCCGATGCGGGCATGAGCATGGAGGCAGGCATCGAGCGGGTCTCGAAGGAACTGGCCAAGACCTATCCGTCGCTGAGCCAAAACCTGCAGCTGGTGTCGCTGGAACTCAGGGCCGGCCGCAGCCTCGACGATGCCTTGAAGGCGCTTGCCGACCGCCTCAGCTTGGACGAGGTGCGCTCCTTCGCCACGCTTTTGCAGCAGTCGAAGGAACTCGGCACCAGCCTTGCCGGGGCGCTGCGCGTGTTCTCCGACGAAATGCGCCACAAGCGCATGTCGCTGGCCGAGGAGAAGGCACATGCCTTGCCGGCCAAGATGTCGGTGCCGGTGGTGGTGTGCATCCTGCCGGTGGTGCTGATGATCGCCGTCATCCCGATCATCGTCAAAATGACGGCGGTTCAGTAG
- a CDS encoding type II secretion system F family protein: MFENFSPIYVVYAAAALTGIMIAEGCYLLYAGRSDKRLAINRRMRLQENKISQEQVLIQLRKERGLDSGTSFFSPDRFRALRTQSGMVMPLPKFLTMTTGVALAMMLVALWYGLPLLLAILLFVVLTALLPVIVLRSKRARRVKRFGVQLPEALELITRGLKAGHPVPVAISMVSREMSDPIGTEFGVISDEVTYGSDLVSALNSLFDRVGQEDLPLFVTAVSIQTSSGGNLREILDGLSTTIRERGKLRRKVRAISTEGRMSAYILTAVPALLFATIMVMMPQFYQSVWDVPKTWYLLGGSVTWLMLGNIIMFKMSNFRF, encoded by the coding sequence GTGTTCGAGAATTTCAGCCCGATCTATGTCGTTTATGCCGCGGCAGCGCTGACCGGCATCATGATCGCCGAAGGCTGCTATCTGCTCTATGCCGGCCGCAGCGACAAGCGCCTGGCCATCAACCGGCGCATGAGGCTGCAGGAAAACAAGATCAGCCAGGAACAGGTGCTGATTCAGCTGCGCAAGGAACGCGGCCTCGATTCCGGCACGTCATTCTTCTCGCCCGACCGTTTTCGCGCGCTGCGCACGCAGTCTGGCATGGTGATGCCGTTGCCGAAATTCCTGACGATGACGACGGGCGTGGCGCTGGCCATGATGCTCGTCGCGCTCTGGTACGGCCTGCCGCTGTTGCTCGCCATTTTGCTGTTTGTGGTGCTGACAGCGCTGCTGCCGGTGATTGTGCTGCGTTCCAAGCGTGCCCGGCGGGTGAAGCGTTTCGGCGTGCAGTTGCCGGAGGCGCTGGAATTGATCACGCGCGGCTTGAAGGCCGGGCATCCGGTTCCGGTGGCGATCTCGATGGTGTCGCGCGAGATGTCCGATCCGATCGGCACCGAATTCGGCGTTATCTCCGACGAGGTGACTTATGGTTCCGACCTGGTTTCTGCGCTGAATTCACTGTTCGACCGCGTCGGCCAGGAGGATCTGCCGCTGTTCGTCACCGCGGTTTCCATCCAGACGAGTTCGGGCGGCAATCTGCGCGAGATCCTCGACGGGCTGTCGACGACGATCCGCGAACGCGGCAAGCTGCGCCGCAAGGTGCGCGCCATTTCGACTGAGGGTCGTATGTCGGCCTATATCCTGACGGCGGTGCCGGCACTGCTGTTCGCCACCATTATGGTGATGATGCCGCAATTCTATCAGAGCGTCTGGGATGTACCGAAGACGTGGTATCTGCTGGGCGGTTCCGTGACATGGCTGATGCTGGGCAACATCATCATGTTCAAGATGTCGAACTTCCGGTTCTGA
- a CDS encoding CpaF family protein: protein MTSRFSTLQNRDVRALKPAEAAPVAHHAVVIPTNRKALPPKPETTPGKSANKVLDARVRIHRLLLEEINLVALERLPKDEMRRQVQEFVSEKTRQERMAINTVELEALVDDIVDEMVGLGPLEPLLKDPDINDILINGHQNCFVEKRGKLQQVHIPFKDEAHLLRIVNKIVAAVGRRVDESQPMVDARMLDGSRFNAAIRPVAVDGPLVSIRKFSKNKLGLHKLVEFGAITQNMAEVLAAAVHARKTTIISGGTGTGKTTMLNALSAFIPEDERLITIEDAAELQLQQPHVARMETRPANIEGHGELKQRDLVKNALRMRPDRVILGECRGEEAFDMLQAMNTGHEGSMATIHANTPRDAISRLEQMLGMTGMPMTVQSIRSQIASALDLIVQLTRLSDGKRKVTSVAEVTGMEGDVIQMQEIFRFVRTGMEADGKILGHYEATGIRPRFLEDLRNMGIEFPGKYFEPGRPQE, encoded by the coding sequence ATGACCAGCCGCTTCTCGACCCTGCAGAACCGTGACGTCCGCGCGCTGAAGCCGGCCGAGGCGGCGCCGGTCGCGCATCACGCCGTGGTCATCCCGACGAACCGCAAGGCCTTGCCGCCGAAGCCGGAGACAACACCGGGAAAAAGCGCCAACAAGGTGCTCGATGCCCGCGTGCGCATCCACCGGCTGCTGCTCGAGGAAATCAACCTGGTCGCGCTGGAGCGCCTGCCCAAGGATGAGATGCGCCGGCAGGTGCAGGAGTTCGTGTCGGAAAAGACCCGCCAGGAGCGTATGGCGATCAACACCGTCGAACTTGAAGCGCTGGTCGATGACATCGTCGATGAGATGGTCGGCCTCGGCCCGCTGGAACCGCTGCTCAAGGACCCCGACATCAACGACATCCTGATCAACGGCCACCAGAACTGCTTCGTCGAAAAACGGGGCAAGCTGCAGCAGGTCCATATCCCGTTCAAGGACGAGGCGCATCTGTTGCGCATCGTCAACAAGATCGTCGCCGCCGTCGGCCGCCGGGTCGACGAATCGCAACCGATGGTCGATGCCCGCATGCTCGACGGCTCGCGCTTCAACGCCGCCATTCGCCCGGTCGCCGTCGACGGGCCGCTGGTGTCGATCCGCAAGTTTTCAAAGAACAAGCTCGGCCTGCACAAGCTGGTCGAGTTCGGCGCCATCACCCAGAATATGGCCGAGGTGCTGGCGGCGGCAGTCCACGCCCGCAAGACGACCATCATCTCGGGCGGCACCGGCACCGGCAAGACGACGATGCTCAACGCATTGTCAGCCTTCATTCCGGAAGACGAACGGTTGATCACCATCGAGGACGCGGCCGAACTGCAGCTGCAGCAGCCGCATGTCGCGCGCATGGAAACGCGCCCCGCCAACATCGAAGGTCATGGCGAGCTGAAGCAGCGCGACCTGGTCAAGAACGCGCTGCGCATGCGCCCTGACCGCGTCATCCTCGGCGAGTGCCGCGGCGAGGAGGCCTTCGACATGCTGCAGGCGATGAACACCGGACATGAAGGCTCGATGGCGACCATCCACGCCAACACGCCGCGCGACGCCATTTCACGCCTCGAGCAGATGCTGGGCATGACCGGCATGCCGATGACGGTGCAGTCGATCCGCAGTCAGATCGCCAGCGCGCTCGACCTTATCGTCCAGCTGACGCGACTGTCGGACGGCAAGCGCAAGGTGACCAGCGTCGCCGAGGTGACCGGCATGGAAGGGGACGTCATCCAGATGCAGGAGATATTCCGCTTCGTGCGCACTGGCATGGAGGCCGACGGCAAGATCCTCGGTCACTACGAGGCGACCGGCATTCGCCCGCGTTTCCTCGAGGACCTGCGCAATATGGGCATTGAATTCCCCGGCAAATATTTCGAACCCGGCCGGCCGCAGGAGTAG
- a CDS encoding response regulator: MASGIKTKKILLVSSDRTFAQDTRTAFAASEVIQLSTVEKNITELRGEVQEADFGALIVDMDAAKLEEIESLQRIMRRLEGRVPVVVVTQEFNAAAVRILVQLQVADFLVKPITTADLVRSVVRALQGPGREENTESQIYTFMPAAGGVGTTTLALQTAFQLHHSVTRGASTCVVDLNFQQGACAEYLDLEPRFDITEIENQPERLDRQLLDVMLSKHASGLCVLAAPTHPSEMRSFKTDVVVRMLDLVSAYFDNVVIDMPRTWFPWTETVLLGSNKLYIVAEMTVPCLRHTQRLIQAVYETAGKEVKPNVIVNRFEQKMFDNGIKQADVQEILGEHFVGGISNNYRLVREAVDRGVPLHEIDPNANVVNDLKRIILPEEAVVTPEKSRSLFGIGRGLLKRKAG; the protein is encoded by the coding sequence ATGGCAAGCGGCATCAAGACCAAGAAGATCCTGCTGGTGTCCAGCGACCGGACCTTTGCGCAGGATACGCGCACCGCGTTCGCGGCCTCGGAGGTGATCCAGCTTTCGACCGTCGAGAAGAACATTACCGAACTGCGCGGCGAGGTCCAGGAAGCCGATTTCGGCGCGCTCATCGTCGACATGGATGCGGCAAAGCTGGAAGAGATCGAGTCGCTGCAGCGCATCATGCGCCGGCTTGAAGGCCGCGTTCCGGTGGTCGTCGTCACCCAGGAATTCAACGCAGCCGCAGTGCGTATCCTGGTGCAGCTCCAGGTCGCCGATTTCCTGGTCAAGCCGATCACCACCGCCGATCTGGTGCGGTCGGTCGTGCGCGCGCTGCAAGGGCCGGGGCGCGAGGAAAACACCGAGTCGCAGATCTATACCTTCATGCCGGCCGCCGGCGGCGTCGGCACCACGACGCTGGCGCTGCAGACCGCCTTCCAGCTGCATCATTCGGTGACGCGCGGCGCGTCGACCTGCGTGGTCGACCTCAATTTCCAGCAAGGCGCCTGCGCCGAATATCTCGACCTCGAGCCGCGCTTCGACATCACCGAAATCGAGAACCAGCCCGAGCGCCTCGACCGTCAGCTGCTGGATGTGATGCTGTCCAAGCATGCGAGCGGGCTCTGCGTGCTGGCGGCGCCAACGCATCCGTCGGAAATGCGCTCGTTCAAGACCGATGTCGTGGTGCGCATGCTCGATCTCGTCTCGGCCTATTTCGACAACGTCGTCATCGACATGCCGCGCACCTGGTTTCCGTGGACGGAGACGGTGCTGCTCGGCTCCAACAAGCTCTACATCGTCGCCGAAATGACGGTGCCATGCCTGCGCCACACGCAGCGGCTGATCCAGGCGGTCTACGAGACGGCCGGCAAGGAAGTGAAGCCGAACGTCATCGTCAATCGTTTCGAGCAGAAGATGTTCGACAACGGCATCAAGCAGGCGGATGTCCAGGAAATCCTGGGCGAGCATTTCGTCGGCGGCATCTCCAACAATTACCGGCTTGTGCGTGAAGCGGTCGACCGCGGCGTGCCGCTGCATGAGATCGACCCGAACGCCAATGTCGTCAACGATCTGAAGAGGATCATCCTGCCGGAAGAAGCCGTGGTGACGCCGGAGAAATCGCGCTCGCTGTTCGGCATCGGCAGGGGCCTCCTGAAGAGGAAAGCCGGATGA
- a CDS encoding type II and III secretion system protein family protein, whose translation MRALAVGACLAAAAMLGLSAPAKADNDIVHVSSTTNASIKVAKGKPKTVMTNAAFYQIVIGDPEIANVNPLTDKSFYVLGNNLGTTGIALFDENKQLVGTVDIEVTLDTDQLASTIRASVPDAKIKVGSANGRVVLSGEADDAVAAEKASKIASRFSGNEEVINSVNISSSQQVQLNVRFVEINRQAGQDLGAKYSANFAYGIGGRDVTLDPGTVPGAGNGEIIGRLLSNGLSIDVAIKALEERGLARRLAEPNLIARSGQTASFLAGGEFPIPVSEDNGKISVSYKKYGVSLDFTPTVLKDGLVSLDIAPEVSSIDASASYNIGNISVPGFIVRRAKTSVDLKNGQSFMIAGLLQSQNDITTSRLPGLGKLPVLGSLFSSKSYQRRETDLVIIVTPYLVKPVDPSKKLLEPTDGTQPASNVDYFLNNTEEVKSSEANRAVAMASGSTAQPAAVTTVGHFLDLPKD comes from the coding sequence ATGCGGGCGCTTGCGGTGGGGGCTTGCCTGGCCGCGGCCGCAATGCTCGGCCTCAGCGCGCCAGCCAAGGCCGACAACGATATAGTCCATGTCTCGTCGACAACGAATGCGTCGATCAAGGTGGCCAAGGGCAAGCCGAAGACGGTCATGACCAATGCCGCCTTCTACCAGATCGTCATCGGCGATCCGGAGATCGCCAACGTCAATCCGCTGACCGACAAATCCTTCTATGTGCTGGGCAACAATCTCGGCACCACCGGCATCGCGCTGTTCGACGAGAACAAGCAGCTGGTCGGCACCGTAGACATCGAGGTGACGCTGGACACCGACCAGCTGGCCAGCACCATTCGCGCCAGCGTGCCGGACGCCAAGATCAAGGTCGGCTCGGCCAATGGCCGCGTCGTGCTGTCGGGCGAGGCCGATGACGCGGTCGCCGCCGAGAAGGCAAGCAAGATCGCCAGCCGCTTCTCCGGCAATGAGGAAGTGATCAATTCGGTCAACATCTCGTCCTCGCAGCAGGTTCAGCTCAACGTCCGCTTCGTCGAGATCAATCGCCAGGCCGGACAGGATCTCGGCGCCAAATACAGCGCCAATTTCGCTTACGGCATTGGCGGGCGCGACGTCACCCTCGATCCTGGCACGGTGCCGGGAGCCGGCAATGGCGAGATCATCGGCCGGCTGCTGTCCAACGGCCTGTCGATCGACGTCGCCATCAAGGCGCTGGAGGAACGTGGTCTCGCCAGGCGGCTGGCCGAGCCGAACCTGATCGCCCGCTCGGGCCAGACGGCAAGCTTCCTCGCCGGCGGCGAGTTCCCGATCCCGGTCTCCGAGGACAATGGCAAGATTTCCGTCAGCTACAAGAAATACGGCGTCAGCCTCGACTTCACGCCGACGGTTCTCAAGGACGGGCTGGTGAGCCTCGACATCGCGCCGGAAGTGTCCTCGATCGACGCTTCGGCCTCCTACAATATCGGCAATATCTCGGTCCCGGGCTTTATCGTGCGCCGCGCCAAAACATCCGTCGACCTGAAGAATGGCCAGAGCTTCATGATCGCCGGCCTGCTGCAGTCACAGAACGACATTACCACATCGCGTCTTCCCGGCCTCGGCAAGCTGCCGGTGCTCGGCTCGCTGTTCTCCTCCAAATCCTATCAGCGGCGCGAGACCGATCTGGTGATCATCGTCACCCCCTATCTGGTCAAGCCGGTCGATCCGTCGAAGAAGCTGCTCGAGCCGACCGACGGCACGCAGCCAGCCAGCAATGTCGACTATTTCCTCAACAACACCGAGGAAGTGAAATCGTCCGAAGCCAATCGTGCAGTGGCAATGGCCAGCGGCAGTACGGCACAGCCGGCCGCGGTCACCACCGTCGGGCATTTCCTCGACCTGCCGAAGGATTGA
- the cpaB gene encoding Flp pilus assembly protein CpaB produces MIGIAAVFGAISIFAADFWVKSQAKADAEEKTASIPAPAVPKVVFKTIVVANAPLRYGMELDRAQLSEIPWSEDSVPQGAFTTVNALLAEGSRVVLSPIEVNEPVLISKLSGPNGRATLSNMMTPGMRAVTIRTDEIAGVGGFVMPGDRVDVVLTRDAGEIQEVAKNAQGAAGSTVTSEIVVSDAKVLTVGQGADERQTTPQIANSVTIEVTTEGAQKVALARTVGTLSLSLRSAADGGAAKDGVTTISSFGGSVASGVQAAAGALFTAATKEPEKPKFKTIIVTRGTQVEEYQVPARDQQ; encoded by the coding sequence ATGATTGGCATCGCTGCCGTCTTCGGCGCGATTTCAATCTTTGCCGCGGATTTCTGGGTGAAAAGCCAGGCCAAGGCCGATGCCGAAGAGAAAACGGCGTCGATCCCGGCGCCCGCCGTCCCCAAGGTCGTCTTCAAGACCATAGTGGTGGCCAACGCGCCGCTGCGTTACGGCATGGAGCTTGACCGGGCGCAGCTCAGCGAAATCCCATGGTCCGAGGATTCGGTGCCGCAGGGCGCGTTCACCACAGTCAATGCATTGCTCGCCGAAGGCAGCCGCGTGGTATTGTCGCCGATCGAGGTCAACGAGCCGGTGCTGATCAGCAAATTGTCGGGGCCGAACGGCCGCGCGACGCTATCAAACATGATGACGCCCGGCATGCGGGCGGTGACAATCCGCACCGACGAGATCGCCGGTGTCGGCGGCTTCGTCATGCCGGGCGACCGGGTCGACGTGGTGCTGACACGCGATGCGGGCGAAATCCAGGAAGTGGCCAAGAACGCGCAGGGCGCTGCCGGATCGACCGTTACCTCCGAGATCGTCGTCTCCGACGCCAAGGTGCTGACCGTGGGGCAGGGCGCCGACGAGCGCCAGACCACACCGCAGATCGCCAATTCCGTCACCATCGAGGTGACGACCGAAGGCGCGCAGAAAGTGGCGCTTGCCCGCACCGTCGGCACCTTGTCGCTGTCGCTCCGCTCGGCCGCAGACGGAGGGGCCGCCAAGGACGGCGTCACCACCATCTCGTCCTTCGGCGGATCGGTCGCCTCCGGCGTCCAGGCCGCTGCCGGCGCGCTGTTCACTGCCGCGACCAAGGAGCCTGAGAAGCCGAAATTCAAGACGATCATCGTGACGCGCGGCACGCAGGTCGAAGAATACCAGGTTCCTGCGCGGGACCAGCAATAA
- the parE gene encoding DNA topoisomerase IV subunit B, with amino-acid sequence MDDNNDLFGNLEKQPQPARTPSRPADPLVQATKRPAATKDGSEGYSAADIEVLEGLEPVRRRPGMYIGGTDDKAMHHLFAEVIDNSMDEAVAGHATFIDVELSADGFLTVTDNGRGIPVDPHPKFKKPALEVIMTTLHSGGKFDSKVYETSGGLHGVGVSVVNALSDHLEVEVARGRQLYRQRFSRGVPVSGLEQLGEVHNRRGTKIRFHPDEQIFGKGAAFEPARLYRMTRSKAYLFGGVEIRWSCDPSLIKEKDQTPAKAEFHFPGGLKDYLKASLGDDFQVTREIFAGKSEKQGGHGSLEWAVTWFGGDGFVNSYCNTIPTGEGGTHEAGFRNVLTRGLRAYADLVGNKRASIVTSEDVMISAAGMLSVFIREPEFVGQTKDRLATIEAIRIVETAIRDPFDHWLADNPQEASKLLEWVIARADERVRRRQEKEVSRKSAVRKLRLPGKLADCTQNAAAGAELFIVEGDSAGGSAKQARDRASQAVLPLRGKILNVASAGNDKLAANQQISDLIQALGCGTRSKYRDEDLRYDRVIIMTDADVDGAHIASLLITFFYQEMPNLVNGGHLYLAVPPLYSIRQGGKVAYARDDAHKDELLRTEFTGRAKVEIGRFKGLGEMMAAQLKETTMDPRKRTLLRVDVIDAVAATKDAVDALMGTKPEARFRFIQERAEFAATEVLDI; translated from the coding sequence ATGGACGACAACAACGATCTTTTCGGCAATCTGGAAAAGCAGCCCCAACCGGCTCGGACACCTTCGCGCCCGGCCGACCCGCTGGTGCAGGCCACGAAGCGTCCTGCCGCGACCAAGGACGGCAGCGAGGGCTATAGCGCCGCCGACATCGAGGTGCTGGAGGGGCTGGAGCCGGTGCGGCGCCGTCCCGGCATGTATATTGGCGGCACCGACGACAAGGCGATGCACCATCTGTTTGCCGAGGTCATCGATAATTCGATGGACGAGGCGGTCGCCGGCCATGCCACCTTCATCGATGTCGAGCTGTCGGCCGACGGATTTCTGACCGTCACCGACAATGGCCGCGGCATTCCGGTCGATCCGCATCCGAAATTCAAGAAACCGGCGCTCGAAGTCATCATGACGACGCTGCATTCGGGCGGCAAGTTCGATAGCAAGGTCTATGAGACCTCCGGCGGTCTGCACGGTGTCGGCGTCTCGGTCGTCAATGCGCTGTCGGACCATCTCGAAGTCGAGGTCGCGCGCGGTCGCCAGCTTTACCGCCAAAGGTTCTCGCGCGGCGTTCCGGTGAGCGGGCTGGAGCAGCTCGGCGAAGTGCACAACCGGCGCGGCACCAAAATCCGCTTCCATCCCGACGAGCAGATTTTCGGCAAGGGCGCCGCCTTCGAGCCGGCGCGGCTCTATCGCATGACCCGCTCGAAAGCCTATCTGTTCGGCGGCGTCGAGATCCGCTGGAGCTGCGACCCATCGCTGATCAAGGAAAAGGACCAGACGCCGGCCAAGGCGGAGTTCCATTTCCCCGGCGGCTTGAAGGACTATCTCAAGGCATCGCTCGGCGATGATTTCCAGGTGACCCGCGAAATCTTCGCCGGCAAGAGCGAGAAGCAGGGCGGCCACGGTTCGCTGGAATGGGCGGTGACCTGGTTCGGCGGTGACGGCTTCGTCAACTCCTACTGCAACACCATCCCGACCGGCGAAGGCGGCACGCATGAGGCCGGCTTTCGCAATGTGCTGACGCGCGGGCTTCGGGCCTATGCCGACCTGGTCGGCAACAAGCGCGCCTCGATCGTCACCTCCGAAGACGTGATGATCTCGGCGGCAGGCATGCTGTCGGTGTTTATTCGCGAGCCGGAATTCGTCGGCCAGACCAAGGACAGGCTGGCAACGATCGAAGCCATTCGCATTGTCGAGACCGCCATCCGCGATCCCTTCGACCACTGGCTGGCCGACAATCCGCAGGAAGCCTCCAAGCTGCTGGAATGGGTGATTGCGCGCGCCGACGAGCGGGTGCGCCGGCGCCAGGAAAAGGAGGTGTCGCGCAAGAGCGCGGTGCGCAAGCTGCGCCTTCCCGGCAAGCTCGCCGACTGCACGCAGAACGCCGCCGCGGGCGCCGAACTGTTCATCGTCGAAGGCGACTCGGCCGGCGGCTCGGCCAAGCAGGCGCGCGACCGCGCCAGCCAGGCGGTGCTGCCGCTGCGCGGAAAAATCCTCAACGTCGCCAGCGCCGGCAACGACAAGCTCGCCGCCAACCAGCAGATTTCGGACCTGATTCAGGCGCTCGGCTGCGGCACGCGCTCGAAATACCGCGACGAGGATTTGCGCTACGACCGCGTGATCATCATGACCGACGCCGACGTCGACGGCGCTCACATAGCCTCGCTGCTGATCACCTTCTTCTACCAGGAAATGCCGAACCTGGTGAATGGCGGCCATCTCTATCTGGCGGTGCCGCCGCTCTATTCGATCCGGCAAGGCGGCAAGGTTGCCTATGCCAGGGACGATGCGCACAAGGACGAGCTGTTGCGCACCGAATTCACCGGCCGCGCCAAGGTCGAGATCGGCCGCTTCAAGGGCCTGGGCGAGATGATGGCCGCGCAGCTCAAGGAAACCACCATGGACCCGAGGAAGCGCACGCTGCTCAGGGTCGATGTCATCGACGCCGTGGCGGCGACCAAGGATGCTGTCGACGCGCTGATGGGCACCAAGCCGGAAGCCCGCTTCCGCTTCATCCAGGAACGCGCCGAATTCGCCGCGACGGAAGTGCTGGATATCTGA